One Lachnospiraceae bacterium C1.1 genomic region harbors:
- the addA gene encoding helicase-exonuclease AddAB subunit AddA encodes MKFTEEQQRVIDSRNKNVLVAAAAGSGKTAVLVSRIIGLVLDKENPVDIDRILVVTFTNAAAAEMKERIRNALEEELEADPDNDYLNRQMNLIHSAHIMTIDSFCRMVIRDNFDRVGIEPQVRIADESELSIMKEDAIADVMEKFYEEGTEEFLHFLEEFSTQKDDKDVADAVLGLYNFSQSKADPDLWLRTLENAYACENNKELATMPWMMLLVRIASEEISESISELEHALEICESPSGPVTYIDNLNDDIAQFSRLSGLGSYESFRSELDGIKFGTLSRKKNPDIDPDLRETVKSIRNAVKKRLDTLKNYFKDSPEDILASLKKARPLVKELALLTGSFSERFGEIKEEKNVLDFSDLEHIALNALKTGAGDGYREYFAEVMTDEYQDSNSVQEEILTSVAGDNNYFCVGDVKQSIYAFRLADPSIFMHRYSFSERDEKSERILLSKNFRSRKEVLDSVNAVFRVIMHENIGAVEYDDDAALYPGAAYTENETDHKSEFVLIKGDENEEIGSAEAEAKFTADRIKEMVGSFQVQSLKDGSVRAAEYSDFAILMRSPKNTDEVYAKILEEAGIPVFMESKSGYFQTEEIRTMISLLTIINNPIDDIALAAVMLSVIGSFTDEEMACIRTAGMKGSFYKALLIAAGRIPSEDDGAEISGDLRSKCEAFLEMIEKYRKISNYMPIHSLIEKIINELGYDIYAQAKGGSASRNLNLLVKKAEIFEKSSYKGIFFFLRYIEKLKKYDMDFGEAKSGNEGLNAVRIMSIHKSKGLEFPVIFIGGMSKSFNASDRKGKLIRDSEIGIGIERTDAESRIKYTVPIKNIIIEKKRRDEIGEELRILYVGMTRAKEKLIMTAVCDDPEKILSQPAKSVSHANSYLDFMLKALESEESKEVIDTKIKFVSDMVYDSVEEDAEKKMGREFYEKLDLSHTADEKTEKLLKENLSWKYPHEAAFSLPAKLSVSRIKEQMRTEEEMKIIMDDEIVTSEDLTEKIPEKETEDTAEEKNDEKSETNKGAEIAAIRGTAYHKSFELSFSAEIEKKRDVFDYIKRLVREGHLTEESANLIYANDIFEFTKTDLYQRMKAADKMGKLFKEQPFIIEKKANEINEEWPSDETVQIQGIIDAFFIEDNKIYLVDYKTDRGVDGETLINRYKIQLDIYADALSSMLDLEIGEKIIYSVFLKKAIVLE; translated from the coding sequence ATGAAATTCACTGAAGAACAGCAAAGGGTTATAGATTCGAGAAATAAAAATGTTCTGGTGGCAGCTGCAGCCGGTTCGGGAAAAACAGCAGTACTGGTTTCGAGGATAATCGGACTGGTGCTTGATAAGGAGAATCCTGTTGATATAGACAGGATCCTTGTCGTGACTTTTACAAATGCGGCAGCGGCAGAAATGAAGGAACGAATCAGAAATGCCCTGGAGGAGGAATTGGAGGCAGATCCTGACAACGATTATCTGAATCGTCAGATGAATCTTATTCATTCTGCGCATATAATGACGATCGACAGCTTTTGCAGGATGGTCATACGTGATAATTTTGACAGGGTTGGAATAGAACCCCAGGTCAGAATTGCTGATGAGAGCGAACTTTCAATCATGAAAGAAGATGCAATTGCAGATGTAATGGAGAAATTTTACGAGGAAGGAACGGAGGAGTTTCTACACTTTCTGGAGGAATTTTCTACCCAGAAAGACGATAAGGATGTAGCTGATGCTGTGCTGGGACTTTACAATTTTTCACAAAGTAAGGCTGATCCCGATCTCTGGCTTAGAACACTTGAAAATGCTTATGCATGTGAAAACAATAAAGAACTTGCAACCATGCCATGGATGATGTTGCTCGTAAGAATAGCTTCAGAAGAAATATCTGAGAGTATATCTGAGCTTGAGCACGCCCTGGAAATATGCGAAAGCCCGTCCGGTCCTGTGACATATATTGATAATCTGAATGATGATATTGCTCAGTTCAGCAGACTTTCAGGATTAGGCAGTTATGAATCTTTTCGTTCGGAATTAGATGGAATAAAATTCGGGACACTTTCAAGAAAGAAAAATCCTGATATTGATCCTGACTTAAGAGAAACTGTCAAATCAATAAGAAATGCTGTAAAGAAAAGACTTGATACCCTGAAAAACTATTTTAAGGACAGCCCTGAGGATATATTAGCGTCTCTCAAAAAAGCCAGACCGCTTGTTAAAGAACTTGCTCTTTTAACGGGAAGTTTTTCAGAGCGATTCGGAGAGATCAAAGAAGAAAAAAATGTTCTTGATTTTTCAGATCTTGAGCATATCGCTTTAAATGCGCTTAAAACCGGTGCCGGTGACGGCTATAGGGAATATTTTGCTGAAGTGATGACTGATGAGTATCAGGATTCAAACAGCGTTCAGGAAGAAATCCTTACTTCTGTAGCCGGTGATAATAATTATTTCTGCGTGGGAGACGTAAAACAGAGCATTTACGCCTTCCGTCTTGCAGACCCTTCAATCTTTATGCATCGATACAGCTTTTCGGAAAGGGATGAAAAAAGTGAACGAATTCTTTTATCAAAGAATTTCAGAAGCAGAAAAGAAGTACTTGATTCTGTAAATGCTGTATTCAGAGTGATAATGCATGAGAATATAGGAGCGGTTGAATATGATGATGATGCGGCACTCTATCCTGGTGCAGCCTATACAGAAAATGAAACTGATCACAAGAGCGAGTTTGTCCTTATAAAGGGTGATGAAAATGAAGAGATAGGAAGTGCGGAAGCAGAAGCAAAATTCACGGCAGACAGGATAAAAGAGATGGTTGGAAGTTTTCAGGTCCAGTCTCTTAAAGATGGAAGCGTAAGAGCGGCAGAGTATTCTGATTTTGCAATACTCATGAGATCTCCTAAAAATACGGATGAGGTATACGCAAAAATTCTAGAGGAGGCAGGAATACCTGTTTTCATGGAATCAAAATCGGGATATTTCCAGACAGAAGAGATCAGGACTATGATATCACTGCTGACAATAATCAATAATCCGATAGATGATATTGCTCTTGCAGCTGTTATGCTTAGTGTAATTGGCTCTTTTACTGATGAAGAAATGGCCTGTATAAGGACTGCCGGTATGAAGGGATCTTTTTATAAAGCATTGCTGATCGCAGCCGGAAGGATCCCGTCTGAGGATGATGGCGCAGAAATTTCCGGGGATTTGCGCTCAAAATGTGAAGCTTTTCTTGAAATGATAGAAAAGTACAGAAAAATCAGCAATTATATGCCTATTCACAGTCTTATAGAAAAAATAATAAATGAGCTGGGATATGATATTTATGCTCAGGCAAAGGGAGGTTCGGCTTCCAGGAATTTAAATCTCCTGGTAAAGAAGGCAGAGATTTTTGAAAAAAGCAGTTATAAGGGGATATTTTTCTTTCTTCGCTATATAGAAAAACTTAAAAAATATGATATGGATTTTGGAGAGGCGAAGAGCGGTAATGAAGGCTTAAATGCAGTCAGGATAATGAGTATCCATAAGTCAAAAGGACTTGAGTTCCCGGTGATCTTTATCGGAGGAATGTCAAAGAGCTTCAATGCGAGTGACAGAAAAGGCAAACTGATAAGGGACTCTGAGATTGGTATCGGAATTGAGAGGACAGATGCTGAAAGCAGGATAAAATATACGGTTCCGATCAAGAATATAATCATCGAGAAGAAAAGACGAGATGAAATAGGAGAAGAGCTGAGGATCCTTTATGTTGGAATGACCCGTGCCAAGGAAAAACTTATAATGACGGCAGTTTGTGATGATCCTGAAAAAATTCTTTCTCAGCCTGCAAAATCGGTGAGCCATGCCAATTCATATCTGGATTTTATGCTCAAGGCGCTGGAAAGTGAAGAAAGCAAAGAAGTAATAGATACAAAGATAAAATTTGTTTCTGATATGGTCTATGACAGCGTTGAAGAGGATGCTGAAAAGAAGATGGGACGTGAATTTTATGAAAAGCTTGATCTTTCTCATACAGCAGATGAAAAAACTGAAAAGCTGCTGAAGGAAAATCTGTCATGGAAATATCCCCATGAGGCAGCATTCTCACTTCCGGCAAAACTTTCAGTATCGAGAATAAAAGAGCAGATGAGAACAGAGGAAGAGATGAAGATCATTATGGATGATGAGATCGTAACTTCTGAAGATCTGACAGAAAAGATCCCGGAGAAAGAAACTGAAGATACGGCTGAAGAGAAAAATGATGAGAAGTCCGAAACAAATAAGGGGGCAGAAATTGCCGCAATAAGAGGAACTGCATACCATAAGTCTTTTGAACTTTCATTCAGTGCAGAAATAGAGAAAAAAAGAGATGTTTTCGACTATATTAAAAGACTTGTCAGGGAAGGTCATCTTACAGAAGAGTCTGCAAATCTTATTTATGCTAATGATATTTTTGAATTTACAAAAACAGACCTGTATCAAAGAATGAAAGCTGCTGACAAAATGGGAAAGTTATTCAAAGAACAGCCATTTATTATCGAAAAAAAAGCGAATGAGATCAATGAAGAATGGCCTTCTGATGAGACCGTACAGATACAGGGAATAATAGATGCCTTTTTCATAGAAGACAATAAAATATATCTGGTGGATTATAAGACAGATCGGGGCGTTGACGGTGAAACACTGATAAACAGATATAAGATCCAGCTGGATATATATGCAGATGCCCTTTCGAGTATGCTTGACCTTGAAATAGGTGAAAAAATCATATATTCTGTATTTTTGAAAAAGGCGATAGTCCTTGAATAA
- a CDS encoding VanZ family protein produces MDYVINQVVNDICASIVNYGAGAIAVGTAVMPGIYALAKKKAQKCAWLFALTMYFYFVLNLTLFNRNFGQFDNGMNLTFFQMSYFFPQLTLIHLAENFMLTLPLGFLLPLGFDIFKKPYFGLLPGFVMSMIIEYIQFYTGLGNFELDDIIMNTLGAVTGYFFLKAVTAYLDKKNGRAAEAAKNIELSEKQRI; encoded by the coding sequence ATGGATTATGTTATAAATCAGGTTGTTAATGACATTTGTGCATCGATAGTTAACTATGGTGCAGGCGCGATCGCGGTAGGAACTGCTGTTATGCCGGGAATTTACGCACTGGCAAAAAAGAAGGCACAAAAATGTGCATGGCTTTTTGCACTTACGATGTATTTTTACTTTGTCCTTAATCTGACTCTTTTTAATAGAAATTTCGGACAGTTTGACAATGGAATGAATCTGACATTTTTCCAGATGTCGTATTTCTTTCCTCAGCTTACTCTGATACATCTGGCTGAGAATTTCATGCTTACACTCCCGCTGGGATTTTTACTTCCGCTGGGATTTGATATATTTAAGAAGCCTTATTTTGGATTGCTTCCGGGATTCGTAATGAGTATGATCATAGAGTATATTCAGTTTTATACCGGACTTGGAAACTTTGAGCTTGATGATATTATAATGAATACACTTGGTGCTGTTACAGGTTATTTCTTCCTGAAGGCAGTGACTGCTTATTTAGATAAAAAGAACGGAAGGGCAGCTGAGGCAGCAAAGAATATAGAGCTCTCAGAAAAACAGAGAATCTAA
- a CDS encoding PD-(D/E)XK nuclease family protein, translating to MGLLKIVLGPAGSGKTDYIYRDLISRSEKNYKKNYIVIVPEQSSHAATGEILKRSRGHGILNIDVLGFTRFAHRIFSAAGENKKTILDDTGKNLILRRIASEKKDDLKVLKKNINRQGYISEIKSVISEYIQYEIDADSIIEEASKRADKNYLAAKAEDIAVLYKAFREKIGTDYITNEEILDLAGKSVKKADFLKGASIYFDDFTGFTPIQYRFIEQLMHITEDCSVALNYDGFSDGLFAMSVQTIANLREIAHNSGWKCETVNLYDNKEVRAADKEDLRFLERNIFRKKKQIFDPVPEHIKLVNTPDPMDEAAFVCSKIHEAVCRGGLRYRDCAVVMSNVETYASALEREADKYGIPLFIDSSSSIELNPFVEFLRAALEIEIENYSFESVMHFLRTGISGFSIEDIDIFENYIKATNMRGRKKYANSWTRPVRTLDADELERINALREKLKSYFESLDEVMTKRNVTAFEYTEALRKFSENLDVREKLEKLSEEFEENAESRRAQEYSQIYDKLEELFDRIENLIAEEKMTLRQYLEILNSGLDEIRVGAIPPGLDRVNAGDMTRSRLQNIKILFFMGMNEGLIPSQNTGSGLLSDFDREYLKEQGIKLSLTAREKIREERLYFYMSVTKPSERLYLSWSDIDAEGKGKRESYFLNVVKKLFPKAELIESDNERIGRELMNENDALKRLSLGLKNSDDKETVEIYRYFASLGNKDQILKNMLDSVFFDYRSDPISKAAAGVIFGHEKYESPSKLEKFALCAYEHFLRYGLKLKEREEFGFERKDMGLILHSVLEMCSGMLQEKGLTFSDLTDEESLKLTEEALEKYLNESDDRVLRSSKRNEYFIIRLDRILRRTVKTLTHQAKSGSFKTSAFEKEFYEEGFRGRIDRIDTAEKDSKIYVSIIDYKSGNKTFDLSRIYYGLDLQLVIYMNAAMKIEKIAHPSLEVKPAGIFYYHIDDPEVRAEDLKEVNAEEAEKSIRGELKLRGIVNADSEVIRLFDSEFESKSDIIPVSVKSGGDFAAAASVLDEDGFGVAADYVRFKSGEFKKSIEDGNISKSPVEYKNISECDYCDYRDICLFDEKKRGYKKRKLKEIKERSEIIELMKTDMMGEEQKEDEIH from the coding sequence ATGGGTTTGCTTAAAATCGTGCTTGGCCCTGCGGGGAGTGGTAAGACAGACTATATTTACAGGGATCTTATCAGCAGGTCAGAGAAAAATTATAAAAAGAATTATATTGTTATAGTTCCGGAACAGTCTTCACATGCGGCTACAGGAGAAATACTTAAAAGGAGTCGGGGGCATGGTATCCTGAACATTGATGTGCTGGGATTTACCCGTTTTGCCCACAGAATTTTTTCGGCTGCAGGTGAAAATAAAAAAACAATACTTGATGATACGGGAAAAAATCTTATTTTAAGACGGATTGCGTCTGAAAAAAAAGACGATCTTAAGGTTTTAAAGAAGAATATCAACCGCCAGGGATATATAAGTGAAATAAAATCTGTTATATCCGAATATATTCAATATGAGATAGATGCTGATTCTATTATAGAAGAGGCATCAAAAAGGGCTGATAAAAATTATCTGGCTGCGAAAGCAGAGGATATAGCAGTTTTGTATAAGGCCTTTAGAGAGAAGATCGGAACAGATTATATTACAAATGAAGAAATACTTGATCTGGCAGGAAAGTCTGTGAAAAAGGCAGATTTCTTAAAGGGAGCTTCGATATATTTTGATGATTTTACAGGATTTACTCCGATACAATACCGTTTTATCGAGCAGCTTATGCATATAACTGAGGATTGCTCGGTTGCGCTTAATTACGATGGCTTTTCGGACGGGTTATTTGCCATGTCCGTACAGACTATAGCAAATCTTCGTGAAATAGCTCATAATTCGGGCTGGAAATGTGAAACTGTAAATCTTTATGATAATAAAGAAGTAAGGGCAGCAGATAAAGAAGATCTGCGTTTTCTTGAAAGAAATATATTCAGGAAGAAAAAGCAAATTTTTGATCCTGTACCGGAACATATAAAACTTGTTAATACGCCTGATCCGATGGATGAGGCAGCTTTTGTCTGTTCAAAGATTCATGAAGCCGTGTGCAGGGGCGGTCTTCGCTACAGGGATTGCGCGGTCGTTATGAGCAATGTGGAAACATATGCATCGGCATTGGAGCGAGAAGCCGATAAATATGGGATTCCGCTCTTTATTGACAGCTCAAGTTCGATAGAATTAAATCCTTTTGTTGAGTTTCTCAGAGCGGCATTGGAAATAGAGATTGAAAATTATAGTTTTGAGTCAGTAATGCATTTTCTCAGAACGGGAATAAGCGGATTTTCCATAGAAGATATCGATATTTTTGAAAATTATATAAAGGCAACGAATATGAGAGGCCGGAAAAAATATGCAAATTCATGGACAAGACCTGTAAGAACACTGGATGCAGATGAACTTGAACGCATCAATGCTCTGAGAGAAAAGCTAAAATCTTATTTTGAATCGCTGGATGAAGTGATGACAAAAAGAAATGTGACTGCTTTTGAATATACAGAAGCGTTAAGAAAATTCAGCGAAAATCTGGATGTGCGTGAAAAGCTTGAAAAACTGAGTGAAGAATTTGAAGAAAATGCAGAGAGCAGAAGGGCACAGGAATATTCACAGATTTACGATAAACTTGAGGAACTTTTTGATAGAATTGAGAATTTGATAGCTGAAGAAAAAATGACTCTGCGTCAGTATCTGGAAATATTGAATTCAGGTCTTGATGAGATCAGGGTAGGGGCAATCCCTCCGGGACTTGACAGGGTAAATGCCGGAGATATGACGAGAAGTAGACTTCAGAATATAAAAATCCTTTTCTTTATGGGAATGAATGAAGGGCTGATCCCGAGTCAGAATACAGGTTCAGGGCTTCTTTCGGATTTTGACAGGGAATATTTAAAAGAACAGGGGATCAAACTTTCGCTTACAGCAAGGGAAAAGATCAGAGAAGAACGTCTTTATTTTTATATGAGTGTGACAAAGCCTTCGGAAAGGCTTTATTTGTCATGGTCAGATATTGATGCTGAAGGTAAGGGAAAAAGAGAGTCATATTTCTTAAATGTAGTTAAGAAACTTTTCCCGAAGGCTGAGCTTATCGAGTCAGATAATGAGCGAATTGGCAGAGAATTAATGAATGAAAATGATGCTCTGAAGAGACTGAGTCTGGGACTTAAGAATAGCGATGATAAGGAAACAGTGGAGATCTATCGTTATTTTGCTTCATTGGGTAATAAAGATCAGATCCTTAAAAATATGCTTGATTCAGTATTTTTTGATTATAGATCGGATCCGATATCTAAGGCTGCTGCAGGAGTTATTTTCGGGCATGAAAAATATGAATCTCCGTCAAAGCTTGAAAAGTTTGCCCTTTGCGCATACGAGCATTTTCTTCGCTACGGACTTAAGCTAAAGGAACGCGAAGAATTTGGCTTTGAAAGAAAAGACATGGGACTTATTTTGCACAGTGTGCTTGAAATGTGTTCAGGTATGCTGCAGGAGAAAGGTCTGACTTTTTCGGATCTCACAGATGAAGAGTCCTTAAAATTAACCGAGGAGGCCTTGGAAAAATATCTGAATGAGTCTGATGATAGGGTGCTCAGGAGTTCTAAGAGAAATGAATATTTTATCATCCGTCTTGACAGAATCTTAAGGCGTACAGTGAAGACGCTTACACATCAGGCCAAAAGCGGAAGCTTTAAGACCTCCGCTTTTGAAAAAGAGTTTTATGAGGAAGGTTTCAGAGGAAGGATTGACAGGATAGATACGGCAGAAAAAGACTCAAAAATCTATGTTTCTATAATTGATTACAAATCAGGAAATAAGACTTTCGATCTTTCGAGGATATATTATGGGCTCGATCTGCAGCTTGTTATTTATATGAACGCAGCTATGAAGATTGAGAAAATCGCTCATCCATCTCTTGAAGTTAAACCGGCGGGGATTTTTTATTATCATATAGATGATCCTGAAGTCAGGGCTGAAGACCTTAAGGAAGTCAATGCTGAAGAAGCTGAGAAGAGTATTAGGGGAGAACTTAAACTTAGGGGCATTGTAAATGCAGATAGTGAAGTAATAAGGCTGTTTGACTCGGAATTTGAGAGTAAATCTGATATTATACCGGTTTCTGTAAAGTCTGGTGGCGATTTTGCAGCTGCGGCATCTGTATTGGATGAAGACGGGTTCGGAGTTGCAGCTGATTATGTGAGATTCAAATCCGGGGAATTTAAGAAGAGTATTGAGGATGGAAACATATCAAAATCACCTGTTGAATACAAAAATATTTCGGAATGTGATTATTGTGATTACAGAGACATTTGCCTCTTTGATGAAAAAAAGAGAGGCTATAAAAAGCGAAAATTGAAAGAGATAAAAGAAAGAAGCGAAATCATAGAACTCATGAAGACAGATATGATGGGGGAAGAACAGAAAGAAGATGAAATTCACTGA
- the hslO gene encoding Hsp33 family molecular chaperone HslO, producing MSDYMVRGTAAAGKVRAFAAVTKDTVETARKAHDTSPVVTAALGRLLTAGAMMGAMLKGDDIITIQIRSDGPMEGLTVTADANGNVKGFALEPQVLIGARKSDHKLDVGLAVGHGNLQVIKDLGLKDPYVGNVELVSGEIAEDLTYYFASSEQVPSSVGLGVLMTKENTVAEAGGFIVQLMPDADDDVISKIEENLKKINSVTDLLKEGKSAEDIIGILLEGLEPNIFERQNVGFNCDCSVSKVSKVLISTGEKELQSMIDDGKEIEVKCHFCGKAYHFSPEELEALLQAAKQKSKI from the coding sequence ATGAGCGATTATATGGTTAGAGGAACTGCCGCAGCAGGAAAAGTAAGAGCTTTTGCAGCAGTTACTAAAGATACAGTTGAAACTGCAAGGAAAGCCCATGATACCAGCCCTGTTGTTACGGCTGCACTCGGAAGACTTCTGACAGCAGGTGCTATGATGGGTGCTATGCTTAAGGGAGACGATATCATAACTATTCAGATCAGATCTGACGGTCCTATGGAGGGACTTACGGTAACGGCTGATGCAAACGGTAATGTTAAAGGCTTTGCACTGGAACCACAGGTTCTTATAGGTGCCAGAAAATCTGATCATAAACTTGATGTAGGACTTGCTGTCGGACATGGTAATCTCCAGGTTATAAAGGATCTCGGTCTTAAGGATCCTTATGTTGGAAATGTAGAGCTTGTGAGCGGTGAAATAGCTGAGGATCTGACTTATTATTTTGCATCGAGCGAACAGGTTCCTTCTTCCGTCGGACTTGGCGTGCTTATGACAAAAGAAAACACCGTAGCAGAGGCCGGCGGATTTATAGTACAGCTTATGCCAGATGCCGATGATGATGTTATTTCTAAGATAGAGGAAAATCTTAAAAAGATAAATTCTGTAACCGATCTTTTGAAAGAGGGCAAGTCTGCGGAGGATATTATCGGGATCCTTCTGGAAGGTCTTGAGCCGAATATTTTCGAAAGACAGAATGTCGGATTTAATTGCGACTGCAGCGTGAGCAAGGTTTCAAAAGTTCTTATCAGTACAGGTGAAAAGGAACTGCAGAGCATGATCGATGATGGCAAGGAAATAGAGGTGAAATGTCATTTCTGCGGAAAGGCATATCATTTTTCGCCGGAAGAGCTTGAGGCACTTTTACAGGCTGCAAAGCAGAAGAGTAAAATATAA
- a CDS encoding NAD(+) synthase, which translates to MKDGFVKVAAVTPKIKVADPAYNTEQIEYLMEETVAKEAKVIVFPELCISGYTCNDLFLQRLLINRCKESLKELVDYSKAFDALIFVGLPYERGGKLYNVAAAIHRGLLLGIIPKIYLPNYSEFYETRYFTSGNNEIVYEDFYGMEVPFGTKILFENLTDPAGFVVGAEICEDAWVVETPSMDAAKNGAELIVNLSASDEVIGKDDFRRLMIAALSARLSSAYIYASAGEGESSQDLVFGGHNIIAQNGAVLAESKLFKNEVTYAVIDIEKLDAERRRMNTFISADDDYVRIPFSLKTVETKLINKPDRFPFVPDDETKRERRCEEVFSIQAMGLKKRLEHINSKNAVIGISGGLDSTLALLVTARAFDSLHLDRKGITAVTMPGFGTTDRTYTNAIEMVKALGADLREISIVKSVRQHFEDIGHDENIHDVTYENCQARERTQILMDLANKNGGIVVGTGDMSELALGWATYNGDHMSMYGVNSGIPKTLVRHLVRYYADSCGDEKLKNVLYDVLDTPVSPELLPPKDGKIAQETEDLVGPYELHDFYLYYLLRFGFRPSKIYRMARVTFEGIYDDATIKKWLKTFYRRFFSQHFKRSCLPDGPKVGTVAVSPRGDLRMPSDAAASLWLDEIEKL; encoded by the coding sequence ATGAAGGACGGATTCGTTAAAGTAGCGGCAGTGACTCCAAAGATTAAGGTTGCAGATCCTGCCTATAATACAGAGCAGATAGAGTATCTGATGGAGGAAACAGTAGCCAAGGAAGCGAAAGTCATTGTTTTTCCTGAACTTTGCATCTCAGGTTACACCTGTAATGATCTTTTCCTGCAGAGGCTCCTCATTAACAGATGCAAGGAATCACTTAAGGAACTGGTTGACTATTCAAAGGCTTTTGATGCGCTTATATTTGTCGGACTGCCTTATGAACGCGGAGGAAAGCTTTATAATGTAGCCGCAGCGATACACAGAGGCCTCCTGCTTGGCATTATCCCTAAGATTTATCTTCCGAACTATTCCGAATTTTATGAGACCAGATATTTTACGTCGGGAAATAATGAGATAGTTTACGAAGATTTTTATGGAATGGAGGTTCCGTTTGGAACGAAGATCCTTTTTGAAAATCTTACCGATCCGGCAGGATTTGTTGTAGGCGCTGAGATCTGCGAGGACGCATGGGTTGTTGAGACACCGTCAATGGATGCTGCAAAGAACGGTGCAGAGCTTATAGTTAACCTTTCTGCCAGTGATGAAGTAATAGGCAAGGATGACTTTAGAAGACTTATGATAGCAGCGCTTTCCGCGCGTCTTTCTTCTGCCTATATATATGCATCGGCAGGAGAGGGCGAGTCCAGCCAGGATCTGGTCTTTGGCGGTCATAATATAATTGCCCAGAACGGAGCGGTTCTGGCCGAGTCAAAGCTTTTCAAAAACGAAGTTACTTATGCTGTTATCGATATAGAGAAACTCGATGCTGAAAGAAGAAGAATGAACACATTTATCTCGGCTGATGATGATTATGTCAGAATTCCGTTTTCTCTTAAAACAGTAGAGACTAAGCTTATTAATAAGCCTGACAGATTTCCCTTTGTACCGGACGACGAGACAAAAAGAGAAAGAAGATGCGAAGAGGTATTTTCTATCCAGGCTATGGGTCTTAAAAAACGTCTTGAGCATATAAATTCTAAAAATGCAGTGATCGGAATTTCCGGAGGTTTGGATTCCACACTTGCACTGCTTGTGACTGCGAGAGCATTTGACAGCCTTCACCTTGACAGGAAAGGCATAACTGCTGTAACAATGCCGGGATTCGGAACTACTGACAGGACTTATACCAATGCGATCGAAATGGTAAAGGCTCTGGGAGCGGATCTGAGAGAAATAAGCATTGTAAAGTCGGTTAGACAGCATTTTGAAGATATCGGTCATGATGAAAATATTCATGATGTAACCTATGAGAACTGTCAGGCAAGAGAGAGAACTCAGATTTTAATGGATCTTGCAAATAAGAATGGCGGAATAGTTGTCGGAACCGGTGATATGTCAGAGCTTGCATTGGGATGGGCTACCTATAATGGTGACCACATGTCTATGTATGGTGTAAACTCAGGAATACCGAAGACACTGGTGCGCCATCTTGTAAGATACTATGCTGACAGCTGCGGAGATGAGAAGCTTAAAAATGTTCTCTATGACGTCCTTGATACGCCTGTCAGCCCGGAACTTCTTCCGCCCAAGGATGGAAAGATCGCCCAGGAAACAGAGGATCTTGTAGGACCTTACGAACTTCACGATTTTTATCTTTATTATCTTTTGAGATTCGGATTCAGACCTTCCAAAATCTACAGGATGGCAAGGGTCACGTTTGAAGGAATTTATGATGATGCTACGATAAAAAAATGGCTGAAGACCTTTTACAGAAGATTTTTCAGTCAGCATTTCAAACGTTCATGCCTTCCGGACGGTCCTAAGGTGGGTACTGTTGCGGTTTCGCCAAGAGGTGATCTGAGAATGCCTTCGGATGCCGCAGCTTCTCTTTGGCTTGATGAAATTGAGAAACTCTAA